A genomic window from Triticum urartu cultivar G1812 chromosome 7, Tu2.1, whole genome shotgun sequence includes:
- the LOC125524486 gene encoding nuclear transcription factor Y subunit B-8-like has translation MENDGVPNGPAAPAPTQATPVVREQDRLMPIANVIRIMRRALPAHAKISDEAKEAIQECVSEFISFVTGEANERCRMQRRKAVNAEDIVWALNRLGFDDYVVPLSVFLKRMRDPDAGTGGAAAGYSRAVTSAPPRAAPPVIHAVPLQAQPPMYAPPAPVQVQNQMQRPVYAPRAPVQVQMQQGIYGPRAPVHGYAVGMAPVRANVGGQYQVFVGERVMGQQYYGYGEGAYGAGSSNGGAGIGDQESSSNGVPAPGEGKGEPEPEPTAEEPQDKPVQSG, from the exons ATGGAGAACGACGGCGTCCCCAACGGACCAGCGGCGCCGGCGCCTACCCAGGCGACGCCGGTGGTGCGGGAGCAGGACCGGCTGATGCCGATCGCAAACGTGATCCGCATCATGCGCCGCGCGCTCCCTGCCCATGCCAAGATCTCCGACGAAGCCAAGGAGGCGATCCAGGAATGCGTGTCGGAGTTCATCAGCTTCGTCACCGGCGAGGCCAACGAACGGTGCCGCATGCAGCGCCGCAAGGCCGTCAACGCCGAAGACATCGTGTGGGCCCTAAACCGCCTCGGCTTCGACGACTACGTCGTGCCCCTCAGCGTCTTCCTGAAGCGCATGCGCGACCCCGATGCGGGGACAGGTGGTGCCGCTGCAGGCTACAGCCGCGCCGTGACGAGTGCCCCTCCCCGTGCGGCCCCGCCTGTGATCCACGCCGTGCCACTGCAG GCTCAGCCCCCGATGTACGCGCCCCCAGCTCCGGTGCAGGTTCAGAATCAGATGCAGCGGCCCGTGTATGCTCCCCGGGCTCCGGTGCAG GTTCAGATGCAGCAGGGCATCTATGGGCCCCGGGCTCCAGTGCACGGGTACGCCGTCGGAATGGCACCGGTGCGGGCCAACGTCGGCGGGCAGTACCAGGTGTTCGTCGGAGAGCGTGTCATGGGCCAGCAATACTACGGGTACGGGGAAGGAGCGTACGGCGCAGGTAGCAGCAACGGAGGAGCCGGCATTGGCGACCAGGAGAGCTCGTCCAACGGCGTGCCGGCGCCGGGGGAGGGCAAGGGGGAGCCAGAGCCAGAGCCAACAGCAGAAGAACCGCAGGACAAGCCCGTCCAATCTGGCTAG